A genomic stretch from Coffea arabica cultivar ET-39 chromosome 10c, Coffea Arabica ET-39 HiFi, whole genome shotgun sequence includes:
- the LOC113712805 gene encoding 1,4-alpha-glucan-branching enzyme isoform X5: protein MPTACWNLLSQTALGALMPSSLSKDASKVSTSSRCGISKCQTRLIIGSFRAAGFPSPKSCVKHERVQPTSAISDILTNDNSTMSTADVETENIGLFGMDSALESYKDHFRYRIMRYVEQKKLIETYEGSLEEFAQGYLKFGFNREKGYILYQEWAPAAQEAEVIGDFNGWDGSNHRMEKNQFGVWSIKIPDCNGNPAIPHKSRVKFRFKHGNGDWIDRIPAWIKYATVDPGKFAAPYDGVYWDPPPSERYQFKYPRPPNPKSTRIYEAHVGMSSSEPRINSYQEFADDVLPRIQANGYNTVQLMAVMEHSYYASFGYHVTNFFAASSRSGTPEDLKYLIDKAHSLGLRVLMDVVHSHTSNNITDGLNGFDVGQSSQDSYFHTGERGYHKLWDSRLFNYANWEVLRFLLSNLRWWIEEFNFDGFRFDGVTSMLYHHHGINTTFTGNYNEYFSEATDVDAVVYMMLANHLIHKILPDATVVAEDVSGMPGLCRPVSDGGIGFDYRLAMAIPDKWIDYLKNKKDEDWSMKEITCSLTNRRYTEKCIAYAESHDQAIVGDKTVAFFLMDKEMYSNMSCLTEAPPEVERGIALHKMIHFITMALGGEGYLNFMGNEFGHPEWIDFPREGNGWSYEKCRRQWDLVDTDHLRYKFMNAFDKAMNLLDEEFSFLASSKQIVSSINEEDKVG from the exons atgccaACTGCTTGTTGGAATTTGCTGTCGCAAACTGCTTTAGGGGCCTTAATGCCCTCTTCACTCAGTAAAGACGCATCAAAG GTGTCAACAAGTAGCAGGTGTGGCATCTCAAAATGCCAAACTAGGCTCATTATTGGATCTTTCCGAGCTGCAGGGTTCCCTTCACCAAAGAGCTGTGTTAAACACGAAAGG GTGCAACCTACTTCAGCTATCTCAGATATTTTGACAAATGACAACTCAACCATGTCAACAGCTGATGTAGAAACTGAGAATATTGGCCTCTTTGGCATGGATTCAGCATTGGAGTCATATAAGGATCACTTTAGATACAGAATAATGAGATATGTTGAGCAGAAAAAGCTCATTGAAACTTATGAAGGGAGCCTCGAGGAATTTGCGCAAG GGTATCTAAAATTTGGATTTAATAGAGAGAAAGGTTATATACTTTACCAAGAATGGGCCCCTGCTGCACA GGAAGCAGAAGTAATTGGTGATTTCAATGGATGGGATGGTTCGAACCACAGGATGGaaaagaatcaatttggtgtaTGGAGTATCAAGATTCCTGATTGCAATGGGAACCCAGCCATTCCACACAAATCGAGAGTCAAGTTCAGATTCAAGCATGGCAATGGAGATTGGATTGATCGAATTCCAGCCTGGATAAAGTATGCTACTGTAGACCCGGGAAAATTTGCTGCACCTTATGATGGTGTTTACTGGGATCCGCCACCGTCAGAAAG GTATCAATTTAAATACCCTCGTCCTCCAAATCCCAAATCTACACGAATATATGAAGCACATGTTGGAATGAGCAGCTCGGAGCCGCGTATAAATTCATATCAAGAATTTGCAGATGATGTTTTGCCTCGAATTCAGGCAAATGGCTATAATACAGTACAGCTAATGGCCGTAATGGAGCATTCATACTATGCATCATTTGGCTATCATGTTACCAATTTCTTTGCTGCTAGTAGTAGATCTGGAACACCGGAGGACCTAAAGTATCTGATAGATAAAGCACACAGCTTAGGTTTGCGGGTATTAATGGATGTTGTTCATAGTCATACAAGTAACAATATCACTGATGGTCTTAATGGGTTTGATGTTGGGCAAAGCTCACAAGATTCATACTTCCATACTGGAGAGCGTGGGTATCATAAGTTGTGGGATAGCAGACTATTTAACTATGCCAACTGGGAAGTTCTTCGTTTCCTTCTGTCAAATCTTAGGTGGTGGATAGAGGAGTTCAATTTTGATGGATTTCGATTTGATGGAGTAACATCAATGTTATATCACCATCACGGGATTAACACGACATTCACAGGGAACTATAATGAGTACTTCAGTGAGGCCACAGATGTTGATGCTGTCGTATATATGATGTTGGCAAACCATTTGATTCACAAAATTCTGCCTGATGCTACTGTAGTAGCTGAAGATGTTTCTGGAATGCCGGGACTTTGTCGGCCTGTCTCTGACGGAGGAATTGGTTTTGACTACCGCTTAGCAATGGCAATCCCTGACAAATGGATTGATTACTTAAAGAACAAAAAAGACGAAGATTGGTCAATGAAGGAAATAACTTGCAGTTTAACTAACAGGAGATACACTGAAAAGTGCATAGCATATGCAGAGAGCCATGACCAG GCAATTGTTGGTGACAAGACAGTTGCCTTTTTCCTTATGGACAAGGAAATGTATTCCAACATGTCCTGTTTGACTGAAGCTCCTCCAGAAGTTGAGCGAGGAATTGCCCTTCACAAG ATGATTCATTTTATAACTATGGCACTAGGAGGAGAAGGCTACCTTAATTTCATGGGAAACGAG TTTGGCCATCCCGAATGGATTGACTTTCCAAGAGAAGGCAATGGTTGGAGTTATGAGAAATGCAGACGCCAGTGGGACCTTGTGGATACAGATCACTTGAGATACAAG TTCATGAATGCTTTTGACAAAGCTATGAATTTGCTTGATGAGGAGTTCTCTTTCCTTgcttcatccaaacaaataGTGAGCAGCATAAATGAAGAAGACAAG GTGGGGTAG
- the LOC113712805 gene encoding 1,4-alpha-glucan-branching enzyme isoform X3 — translation MPTACWNLLSQTALGALMPSSLSKDASKVSTSSRCGISKCQTRLIIGSFRAAGFPSPKSCVKHERVQPTSAISDILTNDNSTMSTADVETENIGLFGMDSALESYKDHFRYRIMRYVEQKKLIETYEGSLEEFAQGYLKFGFNREKGYILYQEWAPAAQEAEVIGDFNGWDGSNHRMEKNQFGVWSIKIPDCNGNPAIPHKSRVKFRFKHGNGDWIDRIPAWIKYATVDPGKFAAPYDGVYWDPPPSERYQFKYPRPPNPKSTRIYEAHVGMSSSEPRINSYQEFADDVLPRIQANGYNTVQLMAVMEHSYYASFGYHVTNFFAASSRSGTPEDLKYLIDKAHSLGLRVLMDVVHSHTSNNITDGLNGFDVGQSSQDSYFHTGERGYHKLWDSRLFNYANWEVLRFLLSNLRWWIEEFNFDGFRFDGVTSMLYHHHGINTTFTGNYNEYFSEATDVDAVVYMMLANHLIHKILPDATVVAEDVSGMPGLCRPVSDGGIGFDYRLAMAIPDKWIDYLKNKKDEDWSMKEITCSLTNRRYTEKCIAYAESHDQAIVGDKTVAFFLMDKEMYSNMSCLTEAPPEVERGIALHKMIHFITMALGGEGYLNFMGNEFGHPEWIDFPREGNGWSYEKCRRQWDLVDTDHLRYKVIVFERGDLVFVFNFHPENMYDGYKVGCDLPGKYRVALDSDAWEFGGHGRVGHDVDHFTTPEGVPGVPETNFNNRPNSFKVLSPPRTALVYYMVEETLEENNHNKSTTFSEAGTATLVEDEENIKKLASADKSGSFSESSTTGRLENEEREFASSENRGVVSSEAEGPN, via the exons atgccaACTGCTTGTTGGAATTTGCTGTCGCAAACTGCTTTAGGGGCCTTAATGCCCTCTTCACTCAGTAAAGACGCATCAAAG GTGTCAACAAGTAGCAGGTGTGGCATCTCAAAATGCCAAACTAGGCTCATTATTGGATCTTTCCGAGCTGCAGGGTTCCCTTCACCAAAGAGCTGTGTTAAACACGAAAGG GTGCAACCTACTTCAGCTATCTCAGATATTTTGACAAATGACAACTCAACCATGTCAACAGCTGATGTAGAAACTGAGAATATTGGCCTCTTTGGCATGGATTCAGCATTGGAGTCATATAAGGATCACTTTAGATACAGAATAATGAGATATGTTGAGCAGAAAAAGCTCATTGAAACTTATGAAGGGAGCCTCGAGGAATTTGCGCAAG GGTATCTAAAATTTGGATTTAATAGAGAGAAAGGTTATATACTTTACCAAGAATGGGCCCCTGCTGCACA GGAAGCAGAAGTAATTGGTGATTTCAATGGATGGGATGGTTCGAACCACAGGATGGaaaagaatcaatttggtgtaTGGAGTATCAAGATTCCTGATTGCAATGGGAACCCAGCCATTCCACACAAATCGAGAGTCAAGTTCAGATTCAAGCATGGCAATGGAGATTGGATTGATCGAATTCCAGCCTGGATAAAGTATGCTACTGTAGACCCGGGAAAATTTGCTGCACCTTATGATGGTGTTTACTGGGATCCGCCACCGTCAGAAAG GTATCAATTTAAATACCCTCGTCCTCCAAATCCCAAATCTACACGAATATATGAAGCACATGTTGGAATGAGCAGCTCGGAGCCGCGTATAAATTCATATCAAGAATTTGCAGATGATGTTTTGCCTCGAATTCAGGCAAATGGCTATAATACAGTACAGCTAATGGCCGTAATGGAGCATTCATACTATGCATCATTTGGCTATCATGTTACCAATTTCTTTGCTGCTAGTAGTAGATCTGGAACACCGGAGGACCTAAAGTATCTGATAGATAAAGCACACAGCTTAGGTTTGCGGGTATTAATGGATGTTGTTCATAGTCATACAAGTAACAATATCACTGATGGTCTTAATGGGTTTGATGTTGGGCAAAGCTCACAAGATTCATACTTCCATACTGGAGAGCGTGGGTATCATAAGTTGTGGGATAGCAGACTATTTAACTATGCCAACTGGGAAGTTCTTCGTTTCCTTCTGTCAAATCTTAGGTGGTGGATAGAGGAGTTCAATTTTGATGGATTTCGATTTGATGGAGTAACATCAATGTTATATCACCATCACGGGATTAACACGACATTCACAGGGAACTATAATGAGTACTTCAGTGAGGCCACAGATGTTGATGCTGTCGTATATATGATGTTGGCAAACCATTTGATTCACAAAATTCTGCCTGATGCTACTGTAGTAGCTGAAGATGTTTCTGGAATGCCGGGACTTTGTCGGCCTGTCTCTGACGGAGGAATTGGTTTTGACTACCGCTTAGCAATGGCAATCCCTGACAAATGGATTGATTACTTAAAGAACAAAAAAGACGAAGATTGGTCAATGAAGGAAATAACTTGCAGTTTAACTAACAGGAGATACACTGAAAAGTGCATAGCATATGCAGAGAGCCATGACCAG GCAATTGTTGGTGACAAGACAGTTGCCTTTTTCCTTATGGACAAGGAAATGTATTCCAACATGTCCTGTTTGACTGAAGCTCCTCCAGAAGTTGAGCGAGGAATTGCCCTTCACAAG ATGATTCATTTTATAACTATGGCACTAGGAGGAGAAGGCTACCTTAATTTCATGGGAAACGAG TTTGGCCATCCCGAATGGATTGACTTTCCAAGAGAAGGCAATGGTTGGAGTTATGAGAAATGCAGACGCCAGTGGGACCTTGTGGATACAGATCACTTGAGATACAAG GTCATTGTATTCGAACGTGGAGATCTGGTATTTGTCTTTAACTTCCATCCAGAGAATATGTACGATGG GTACAAAGTCGGGTGTGACTTGCCTGGAAAATACAGAGTTGCTCTGGATAGTGATGCTTGGGAATTTGGTGGGCACGGAAGG GTGGGGCATGATGTGGACCACTTTACAACCCCTGAAGGCGTACCTGGAGTCCCTGAAACAAATTTCAATAATCGCCCAAACTCCTTCAAAGTACTCTCCCCACCTCGGACAGCCTTG GTTTATTATATGGTTGAAGAAACATTAGAAGAGAACAATCACAATAAGTCAACCACCTTCAGTGAGGCCGGTACAGCAACTCTGGTGGAGGATGAGGAGAATATCAAAAAACTCGCTTCTGCTGACAAGTCAGGCAGTTTCAGTGAGAGCAGTACGACTGGTAGGTTGGAGAATGAAGAGCGAGAATTTGCCTCTTCTGAAAACAGAGGAGTTGTTTCCAGTGAGGCGGAAGGTCCGAACTAA
- the LOC113712805 gene encoding 1,4-alpha-glucan-branching enzyme 1, chloroplastic/amyloplastic isoform X1: MPTACWNLLSQTALGALMPSSLSKDASKVSTSSRCGISKCQTRLIIGSFRAAGFPSPKSCVKHERVQPTSAISDILTNDNSTMSTADVETENIGLFGMDSALESYKDHFRYRIMRYVEQKKLIETYEGSLEEFAQGYLKFGFNREKGYILYQEWAPAAQEAEVIGDFNGWDGSNHRMEKNQFGVWSIKIPDCNGNPAIPHKSRVKFRFKHGNGDWIDRIPAWIKYATVDPGKFAAPYDGVYWDPPPSERYQFKYPRPPNPKSTRIYEAHVGMSSSEPRINSYQEFADDVLPRIQANGYNTVQLMAVMEHSYYASFGYHVTNFFAASSRSGTPEDLKYLIDKAHSLGLRVLMDVVHSHTSNNITDGLNGFDVGQSSQDSYFHTGERGYHKLWDSRLFNYANWEVLRFLLSNLRWWIEEFNFDGFRFDGVTSMLYHHHGINTTFTGNYNEYFSEATDVDAVVYMMLANHLIHKILPDATVVAEDVSGMPGLCRPVSDGGIGFDYRLAMAIPDKWIDYLKNKKDEDWSMKEITCSLTNRRYTEKCIAYAESHDQAIVGDKTVAFFLMDKEMYSNMSCLTEAPPEVERGIALHKMIHFITMALGGEGYLNFMGNEFGHPEWIDFPREGNGWSYEKCRRQWDLVDTDHLRYKFMNAFDKAMNLLDEEFSFLASSKQIVSSINEEDKVIVFERGDLVFVFNFHPENMYDGYKVGCDLPGKYRVALDSDAWEFGGHGRVGHDVDHFTTPEGVPGVPETNFNNRPNSFKVLSPPRTALVYYMVEETLEENNHNKSTTFSEAGTATLVEDEENIKKLASADKSGSFSESSTTGRLENEEREFASSENRGVVSSEAEGPN; the protein is encoded by the exons atgccaACTGCTTGTTGGAATTTGCTGTCGCAAACTGCTTTAGGGGCCTTAATGCCCTCTTCACTCAGTAAAGACGCATCAAAG GTGTCAACAAGTAGCAGGTGTGGCATCTCAAAATGCCAAACTAGGCTCATTATTGGATCTTTCCGAGCTGCAGGGTTCCCTTCACCAAAGAGCTGTGTTAAACACGAAAGG GTGCAACCTACTTCAGCTATCTCAGATATTTTGACAAATGACAACTCAACCATGTCAACAGCTGATGTAGAAACTGAGAATATTGGCCTCTTTGGCATGGATTCAGCATTGGAGTCATATAAGGATCACTTTAGATACAGAATAATGAGATATGTTGAGCAGAAAAAGCTCATTGAAACTTATGAAGGGAGCCTCGAGGAATTTGCGCAAG GGTATCTAAAATTTGGATTTAATAGAGAGAAAGGTTATATACTTTACCAAGAATGGGCCCCTGCTGCACA GGAAGCAGAAGTAATTGGTGATTTCAATGGATGGGATGGTTCGAACCACAGGATGGaaaagaatcaatttggtgtaTGGAGTATCAAGATTCCTGATTGCAATGGGAACCCAGCCATTCCACACAAATCGAGAGTCAAGTTCAGATTCAAGCATGGCAATGGAGATTGGATTGATCGAATTCCAGCCTGGATAAAGTATGCTACTGTAGACCCGGGAAAATTTGCTGCACCTTATGATGGTGTTTACTGGGATCCGCCACCGTCAGAAAG GTATCAATTTAAATACCCTCGTCCTCCAAATCCCAAATCTACACGAATATATGAAGCACATGTTGGAATGAGCAGCTCGGAGCCGCGTATAAATTCATATCAAGAATTTGCAGATGATGTTTTGCCTCGAATTCAGGCAAATGGCTATAATACAGTACAGCTAATGGCCGTAATGGAGCATTCATACTATGCATCATTTGGCTATCATGTTACCAATTTCTTTGCTGCTAGTAGTAGATCTGGAACACCGGAGGACCTAAAGTATCTGATAGATAAAGCACACAGCTTAGGTTTGCGGGTATTAATGGATGTTGTTCATAGTCATACAAGTAACAATATCACTGATGGTCTTAATGGGTTTGATGTTGGGCAAAGCTCACAAGATTCATACTTCCATACTGGAGAGCGTGGGTATCATAAGTTGTGGGATAGCAGACTATTTAACTATGCCAACTGGGAAGTTCTTCGTTTCCTTCTGTCAAATCTTAGGTGGTGGATAGAGGAGTTCAATTTTGATGGATTTCGATTTGATGGAGTAACATCAATGTTATATCACCATCACGGGATTAACACGACATTCACAGGGAACTATAATGAGTACTTCAGTGAGGCCACAGATGTTGATGCTGTCGTATATATGATGTTGGCAAACCATTTGATTCACAAAATTCTGCCTGATGCTACTGTAGTAGCTGAAGATGTTTCTGGAATGCCGGGACTTTGTCGGCCTGTCTCTGACGGAGGAATTGGTTTTGACTACCGCTTAGCAATGGCAATCCCTGACAAATGGATTGATTACTTAAAGAACAAAAAAGACGAAGATTGGTCAATGAAGGAAATAACTTGCAGTTTAACTAACAGGAGATACACTGAAAAGTGCATAGCATATGCAGAGAGCCATGACCAG GCAATTGTTGGTGACAAGACAGTTGCCTTTTTCCTTATGGACAAGGAAATGTATTCCAACATGTCCTGTTTGACTGAAGCTCCTCCAGAAGTTGAGCGAGGAATTGCCCTTCACAAG ATGATTCATTTTATAACTATGGCACTAGGAGGAGAAGGCTACCTTAATTTCATGGGAAACGAG TTTGGCCATCCCGAATGGATTGACTTTCCAAGAGAAGGCAATGGTTGGAGTTATGAGAAATGCAGACGCCAGTGGGACCTTGTGGATACAGATCACTTGAGATACAAG TTCATGAATGCTTTTGACAAAGCTATGAATTTGCTTGATGAGGAGTTCTCTTTCCTTgcttcatccaaacaaataGTGAGCAGCATAAATGAAGAAGACAAG GTCATTGTATTCGAACGTGGAGATCTGGTATTTGTCTTTAACTTCCATCCAGAGAATATGTACGATGG GTACAAAGTCGGGTGTGACTTGCCTGGAAAATACAGAGTTGCTCTGGATAGTGATGCTTGGGAATTTGGTGGGCACGGAAGG GTGGGGCATGATGTGGACCACTTTACAACCCCTGAAGGCGTACCTGGAGTCCCTGAAACAAATTTCAATAATCGCCCAAACTCCTTCAAAGTACTCTCCCCACCTCGGACAGCCTTG GTTTATTATATGGTTGAAGAAACATTAGAAGAGAACAATCACAATAAGTCAACCACCTTCAGTGAGGCCGGTACAGCAACTCTGGTGGAGGATGAGGAGAATATCAAAAAACTCGCTTCTGCTGACAAGTCAGGCAGTTTCAGTGAGAGCAGTACGACTGGTAGGTTGGAGAATGAAGAGCGAGAATTTGCCTCTTCTGAAAACAGAGGAGTTGTTTCCAGTGAGGCGGAAGGTCCGAACTAA
- the LOC113712805 gene encoding 1,4-alpha-glucan-branching enzyme isoform X4, with translation MPTACWNLLSQTALGALMPSSLSKDASKVSTSSRCGISKCQTRLIIGSFRAAGFPSPKSCVKHERVQPTSAISDILTNDNSTMSTADVETENIGLFGMDSALESYKDHFRYRIMRYVEQKKLIETYEGSLEEFAQGYLKFGFNREKGYILYQEWAPAAQEAEVIGDFNGWDGSNHRMEKNQFGVWSIKIPDCNGNPAIPHKSRVKFRFKHGNGDWIDRIPAWIKYATVDPGKFAAPYDGVYWDPPPSERYQFKYPRPPNPKSTRIYEAHVGMSSSEPRINSYQEFADDVLPRIQANGYNTVQLMAVMEHSYYASFGYHVTNFFAASSRSGTPEDLKYLIDKAHSLGLRVLMDVVHSHTSNNITDGLNGFDVGQSSQDSYFHTGERGYHKLWDSRLFNYANWEVLRFLLSNLRWWIEEFNFDGFRFDGVTSMLYHHHGINTTFTGNYNEYFSEATDVDAVVYMMLANHLIHKILPDATVVAEDVSGMPGLCRPVSDGGIGFDYRLAMAIPDKWIDYLKNKKDEDWSMKEITCSLTNRRYTEKCIAYAESHDQAIVGDKTVAFFLMDKEMYSNMSCLTEAPPEVERGIALHKFGHPEWIDFPREGNGWSYEKCRRQWDLVDTDHLRYKVIVFERGDLVFVFNFHPENMYDGYKVGCDLPGKYRVALDSDAWEFGGHGRVGHDVDHFTTPEGVPGVPETNFNNRPNSFKVLSPPRTALVYYMVEETLEENNHNKSTTFSEAGTATLVEDEENIKKLASADKSGSFSESSTTGRLENEEREFASSENRGVVSSEAEGPN, from the exons atgccaACTGCTTGTTGGAATTTGCTGTCGCAAACTGCTTTAGGGGCCTTAATGCCCTCTTCACTCAGTAAAGACGCATCAAAG GTGTCAACAAGTAGCAGGTGTGGCATCTCAAAATGCCAAACTAGGCTCATTATTGGATCTTTCCGAGCTGCAGGGTTCCCTTCACCAAAGAGCTGTGTTAAACACGAAAGG GTGCAACCTACTTCAGCTATCTCAGATATTTTGACAAATGACAACTCAACCATGTCAACAGCTGATGTAGAAACTGAGAATATTGGCCTCTTTGGCATGGATTCAGCATTGGAGTCATATAAGGATCACTTTAGATACAGAATAATGAGATATGTTGAGCAGAAAAAGCTCATTGAAACTTATGAAGGGAGCCTCGAGGAATTTGCGCAAG GGTATCTAAAATTTGGATTTAATAGAGAGAAAGGTTATATACTTTACCAAGAATGGGCCCCTGCTGCACA GGAAGCAGAAGTAATTGGTGATTTCAATGGATGGGATGGTTCGAACCACAGGATGGaaaagaatcaatttggtgtaTGGAGTATCAAGATTCCTGATTGCAATGGGAACCCAGCCATTCCACACAAATCGAGAGTCAAGTTCAGATTCAAGCATGGCAATGGAGATTGGATTGATCGAATTCCAGCCTGGATAAAGTATGCTACTGTAGACCCGGGAAAATTTGCTGCACCTTATGATGGTGTTTACTGGGATCCGCCACCGTCAGAAAG GTATCAATTTAAATACCCTCGTCCTCCAAATCCCAAATCTACACGAATATATGAAGCACATGTTGGAATGAGCAGCTCGGAGCCGCGTATAAATTCATATCAAGAATTTGCAGATGATGTTTTGCCTCGAATTCAGGCAAATGGCTATAATACAGTACAGCTAATGGCCGTAATGGAGCATTCATACTATGCATCATTTGGCTATCATGTTACCAATTTCTTTGCTGCTAGTAGTAGATCTGGAACACCGGAGGACCTAAAGTATCTGATAGATAAAGCACACAGCTTAGGTTTGCGGGTATTAATGGATGTTGTTCATAGTCATACAAGTAACAATATCACTGATGGTCTTAATGGGTTTGATGTTGGGCAAAGCTCACAAGATTCATACTTCCATACTGGAGAGCGTGGGTATCATAAGTTGTGGGATAGCAGACTATTTAACTATGCCAACTGGGAAGTTCTTCGTTTCCTTCTGTCAAATCTTAGGTGGTGGATAGAGGAGTTCAATTTTGATGGATTTCGATTTGATGGAGTAACATCAATGTTATATCACCATCACGGGATTAACACGACATTCACAGGGAACTATAATGAGTACTTCAGTGAGGCCACAGATGTTGATGCTGTCGTATATATGATGTTGGCAAACCATTTGATTCACAAAATTCTGCCTGATGCTACTGTAGTAGCTGAAGATGTTTCTGGAATGCCGGGACTTTGTCGGCCTGTCTCTGACGGAGGAATTGGTTTTGACTACCGCTTAGCAATGGCAATCCCTGACAAATGGATTGATTACTTAAAGAACAAAAAAGACGAAGATTGGTCAATGAAGGAAATAACTTGCAGTTTAACTAACAGGAGATACACTGAAAAGTGCATAGCATATGCAGAGAGCCATGACCAG GCAATTGTTGGTGACAAGACAGTTGCCTTTTTCCTTATGGACAAGGAAATGTATTCCAACATGTCCTGTTTGACTGAAGCTCCTCCAGAAGTTGAGCGAGGAATTGCCCTTCACAAG TTTGGCCATCCCGAATGGATTGACTTTCCAAGAGAAGGCAATGGTTGGAGTTATGAGAAATGCAGACGCCAGTGGGACCTTGTGGATACAGATCACTTGAGATACAAG GTCATTGTATTCGAACGTGGAGATCTGGTATTTGTCTTTAACTTCCATCCAGAGAATATGTACGATGG GTACAAAGTCGGGTGTGACTTGCCTGGAAAATACAGAGTTGCTCTGGATAGTGATGCTTGGGAATTTGGTGGGCACGGAAGG GTGGGGCATGATGTGGACCACTTTACAACCCCTGAAGGCGTACCTGGAGTCCCTGAAACAAATTTCAATAATCGCCCAAACTCCTTCAAAGTACTCTCCCCACCTCGGACAGCCTTG GTTTATTATATGGTTGAAGAAACATTAGAAGAGAACAATCACAATAAGTCAACCACCTTCAGTGAGGCCGGTACAGCAACTCTGGTGGAGGATGAGGAGAATATCAAAAAACTCGCTTCTGCTGACAAGTCAGGCAGTTTCAGTGAGAGCAGTACGACTGGTAGGTTGGAGAATGAAGAGCGAGAATTTGCCTCTTCTGAAAACAGAGGAGTTGTTTCCAGTGAGGCGGAAGGTCCGAACTAA